A window from Nocardioides mesophilus encodes these proteins:
- a CDS encoding response regulator — protein MIRVVVVDDQGMVRAGFRSLLDGEPGLQVVGEAADGEQAVEVVTRLAPDVTLMDVRMPVLDGLAATRRLVAAGVPTKVLVLTTFDLDEYVFEALRAGASGFLLKDAPAEELAAAIRVVASGDSLLAPGVTRRVIDAFVRRGPTGPAHQDPRLGLLTRREVEVLGLLARGLSNLDVAERLFVSEGTTKTHVSNVLAKLGLRDRVQAVIFAYENGVVVPGAAGEDPSYG, from the coding sequence GTGATCCGGGTGGTCGTGGTCGACGACCAGGGCATGGTCCGCGCCGGGTTCCGCTCGTTGCTGGACGGCGAGCCCGGCCTGCAGGTGGTCGGCGAGGCGGCCGACGGCGAGCAGGCCGTCGAGGTGGTCACCCGGCTGGCCCCGGACGTGACCCTGATGGACGTCCGGATGCCGGTGCTCGACGGGCTGGCCGCCACCCGTCGGCTGGTCGCGGCCGGCGTGCCCACCAAGGTGCTGGTGCTCACCACCTTCGACCTCGACGAGTACGTCTTCGAGGCGCTGCGTGCCGGCGCCTCCGGGTTCCTGCTCAAGGACGCCCCGGCCGAGGAGCTGGCCGCCGCGATCCGGGTCGTGGCCTCCGGGGACTCGCTGCTGGCGCCGGGGGTGACCCGGCGGGTGATCGACGCCTTCGTGCGCCGCGGGCCGACCGGGCCGGCGCACCAGGACCCGCGGCTGGGGCTGCTGACCCGGCGCGAGGTCGAGGTCCTCGGGCTGCTGGCGCGCGGGCTGTCCAACCTCGACGTCGCCGAGCGGCTGTTCGTCTCCGAGGGCACCACAAAGACCCATGTCAGCAACGTGCTGGCCAAGCTCGGCCTGCGGGACCGGGTGCAGGCGGTGATCTTCGCCTACGAGAACGGCGTGGTCGTGCCCGGGGCGGCCGGCGAAGATCCGTCGTACGGCTGA